The following is a genomic window from Engystomops pustulosus chromosome 11, aEngPut4.maternal, whole genome shotgun sequence.
GTATAGAGAGAGGAAAGATAACCCGGCTCCTTGTAAGTCAAAAATTGAGGAGAATTTATTTActccagaataaacagtatagtaACCCcacagcgctcacctctccagcCGGAGCACCCGCTTTACCTCCTTCCCACCAGCGCTCCAGCGGTCACAGCATCTCATCTCTGTTTCTCCTTATACCTTGCAATCTGTGCCTGATGAAGGTGTGAATTTATAAAACCCGAAAcattgcaaaataataatttctgttggctactgtttattctggattaaATAAATTCTCCTCAATTTTTGACCTATAAGCAGTGCCGAGTGATCTTTActcgcgatatgcagcaaagacttaccggctatggagggggctcagcccgtgagccctctccatgcatccgaCGCACGCCGTACTATCACGCCGGGAAGGGGtaaaaaacacaatacaaattAAAATTCAGGAGCAAAAGAgtaacaatgcaattacatgacAAGAATCTCCAAAACCAAGCATAAGCAAGTCACATGTGGGATACAGTCAAGATGATTGTGTAGAACATGATGGTCTCATATTCAGGTAGTGGAGGGTGAGATACGGAGTCTGAAAGACAAAAGTTCAAATTGATGactacacacagacactcacacaTATATTATCTATAGTATAttaatacattaaaggggttgtccgggtgttaaaaattactgagggcggggctggggtgggctggttaaacataataaacatgtacttacctcgtccggcactGCTGATGTCCTGCGCCGTGGTCCGTCtcttctgtgcgccggtttgtatacaggggtgcacatggagcttccggccagccagaagctcccatccgacgccatctcccagcccttacaatgctgagagacagggacagatgggaggagccggccacatcgcggaccggtagctccctgtgcgcggctcctgtgtccctgtaaacaaacaggggcacggatcgaagggaccgcggcatgggacattggcggcgccggacgaggtaagtacaagtttattatgtttaactagcccaccccagccccgCCCTCAGTcatttttaacagccggataaccccctttaaatatatttgCCATGGCTGTCTGCCATATTTATATATTAAGAGCCACCAGCACCTGCCATTACTAAAAACCCCAAAATATTTGCACCCAAATTCTAATTTTACGTTATCTTTATCTAGCCACACAAGAAAATGCCGGCTGACACAGCGAATCGGAAGAAGGCGAATGCCTATGCAGCGGTGGCCGTGGACCCAGATACTGGATATAGCACTCCTGGCGCATTTGAGCTGGAAAGGATATTTTGGCACGGAGCACCCAAATTCTCCCATGTTAATGAAGTATTTCCCAACTTGTATATTGGAGATGAGTGAGTATAGTTAGAGTAGATTATAACTTAAAGTGTGTGTTCAGCTGATAACATGTGTCCGCACTCCACAGTATATGGAAAAATTGTAAAATGCGTGTGAGCAGAGATGATTGGAGAACTTGCTGAAAATGGCGAGGGTCTGACTAAAGCTACATGAGCCCAGGAATCACTAAGGCTGTAGGGATTTGTGGTGCCAGAAAACTGAATGTAGGTCATGAATCAGCTGCCTGACAGTTATtgctgtggatgatgatggggtttTAAGTTTTTATGTAAATTGTGGTGAAATACATTTTTCCCCTCTGGTTTTTGCCGTGGCTTTGCTGCGGATtaattatcttaaaggaaacctaccactatggatctacctatgaaggtagatgggtggtaggtggatctattgaacgtgaggatagaccttttaagcattaatcctcacatccccgcaatcttttaataactttaatttccctaatatgcagatttgcagaggctactgggccgtggagtaggcggagctgaggctacatggcgcagctactccaaGCCGCAATAGCCTCTAtaatcctcctaccagaaatctttggcgcgcagaACAGCAGGTCCCCGTCTGagcggtcactgctccaaaggtgcgaggagctgcgtgccaaagatgtctggtaggaggatcaaagaggctactgaggcgtggagtagctgcgccgtgtagcctcatctccggctactccaccccccagtagtctctttaacACTCCTACCAGATGTCCTTGGtgcacagctcctcatagctgcacgccctcatcctcaaagCCTGCAGTTCTGCGTATGCGCAAAGGACAGGCTTTGCGGACTAGGGCGTGCAGCTACAAagacatctggtaggaggatcaaagaggctactggggcgtggagtagcagctccgcctactccacgccccagtagcctctttagtaaatctgcatattagggaattaaaagttattaaaagattgcgAGACGTGAGGATTTGCCCTtaacgtcctatagatgcacctaccacccaatctacatttataggtagatccgtggtggtaggtttcctttaacagaaatTCTGCAGTGATATCTGTGTCCCTAGCCTAAAGGGAAATGCATCatgtaagcagcatgttatacagcaggagtaaCTGAGCGGATTTATGTTTCCTTAGGGTGATGTGAAGGATGGCCGTACTGTACTTTGTGATGGatatttcttttatttctttttttttccaatagaAAAACAGCATTGGACCGCGATGGGTTGGAGAAAAATGGCTTCACTCACATTCTCAATGCGGCACACGGGCGCTGGAACGTAGACACGGGGGCAGAGTATTACAGCGACATGGACGTGGAGTATTATGGAGTGGAGGCAGCAGATCTACCTACCTTTGACCTAAGTCCATTTTTTTATCCTGCAGCTGAGTTCATCCGGAAAGCGCTAAACAAGTCAGATAGTAAGTGTGCGCGCTTCACCTGTTTCAGCGTCATCCTCTCTCTCCGTGGAATCTGGCTGATTCGGCGCCAATTGTGTTTTTGTTGAACACTGTTAGTGTGAACATGGGTTCaaacttgctggctgtttggattGATTATCCCCACTCCCATCAGTCTAATGCAGCCTGGTTCTGGTCCAACATTAATTAACCCGCtgttactgacaggttccctctctaATAATTTTACTCCCTTGTTCTCTGCTTTGTCCAGATCTCAGAGTTCTGAGTTGTCAATGTTTGGGGCTTCCGATATCACGTAAGAGTTCTGCCCACTCTTTTAGGGTGTTGGCTGTAGAAGATTCTTAATTAGCTCTCAAATTTTCTTGTAAATTTTGATCTCTGTGTCCTGGTATTTTGAATTTTGGCTTGTGTTTTAACTACTATCTGCTCTtatgatatttattttttttaactacgTTTGTCCTCTTGGTTCCTCCCCGAATCTTCTAACTTCTCTTATTTGTTTGCAAACTCTAAGACAGGACAAAACTATACTTATAATGGTTCAGAGTCTCGCCGACACAGACTCAACTTCGGCCTATGGtcagaccatgactaagctctaaggagcgaaacgcgtaggttatTTGCTGGATACCATGTTATGGGAGTGTGCACCTTTCCTTCAAGCATGTTTTTACTGGAATTGAAATAAACGGAAAACTTTTGCATCTTCAATCCTCCGACGCGCTGGTGTCTTTTTCTTTGGATTGTGTTTGTGCTCGAAGTTCATGGAGCTATCGTGACCCGTGCGCTGGAGGTAAATTGGACGGAAGGTGAGCTGGAGCAGTGGCTCCAATCCGGAGACTAAGCAGGAGATGCTGATGTGAATAGTATGTGGAGGCCGAGCTCTCTTTCCGGTTTGGTGCTGAAGCTGTGAATCCCCTCCCACTATGTGACATATTTCATTGGTTATGGCTCAAGCACGTCACAGGGGCTTGGCGCCGGCCACCCAATGATGTACCATCATCTCATTGGTTCTGGCTCATCAAGAGGGCGCACATTGAAACTGACAGATGACATAGGTGAACCTGAGTGAAgatgcccccccaccttgttcaaatcaaacaaaattagtgtcaaacgtttgtgctggtttgtgcagcagaaattttcgtttttgCTGCTAACGTTTTTaggatattaatgaaagtttccagaggtcatcagaggtaaaccagcagcccccccccccaccacattgcccaaacaaaaccaaattggtgaacaattctgctacttttgtgttggtttgtgctgctcaaatttttgtttgtgctgcttttgttttgaataaatgaacaaaaaattaaaatcaccagggggagctagcaaacacattgtactttggaagaaattaactctgatgacctctggaaaaaagtatgaatatattaaaaatgatagcggcacaaacgaaaaatttttgctgcacaaaccagcacaaacgtagcactgtagtttgacaccagttttgttcgatttggttaatgtgggggggctgcttgaacttttgacctttaattttttgttcatatattcaaaacaaaagcagcacaaacaaaaatttgagcagcacaaaccagcacaaatgtagcaaaattgttcggcaccagtttggtttggtttgggcaatgtgggggggctggttgacctctgatgacctctgaaaactttcattaatatcttaaaaacaatagcggcacaaacaaaaatttttgctgcacaaaccagcacaaacatttgacCCCAATTTTGaataaggtggggggggggcaacttcactcaggtcatagGTGAAGTATAAGGAATCTCAGCACCCATCATCCTTTTCCGAGGGTTTGTAAGAGATACCTTGCACACATCTCCACACTCCCTCCAGTGGACTTTCCAAGGGAGGCAAGGCCACTTTGCTAGTAGTACTGTCGGGTGACTGACACATCAAATATCAAGATGACACCAGCCAGCAGCTGATGATAGCGAACACTTGCACAAACCCAAAAGAGT
Proteins encoded in this region:
- the LOC140105953 gene encoding dual specificity phosphatase 29-like produces the protein MPADTANRKKANAYAAVAVDPDTGYSTPGAFELERIFWHGAPKFSHVNEVFPNLYIGDEKTALDRDGLEKNGFTHILNAAHGRWNVDTGAEYYSDMDVEYYGVEAADLPTFDLSPFFYPAAEFIRKALNKSDSKILVHCAMGRSRSASLVLAYLMIYEKMTIVDAVAQVLKHRCILPNRGFLKQLRQLDIELAIERRAARDAENGFDKSK